One genomic window of Conger conger chromosome 7, fConCon1.1, whole genome shotgun sequence includes the following:
- the hic1 gene encoding hypermethylated in cancer 1 protein isoform X1, protein MIIKGDLERMAEEFGHPGGTLKTMLDAMEVPSHARHLLLQLNSQRTKGFLCDVIIVVQNALFRAHKNILAASSLYLKSLVVHDNLINLDHEMVSPGVFRVILDYIYTGRLNEGDQGSGPEPNLGAVLAAASYLQLLDLVALCRKRLKRNGKYHHLRPTHGFAPYTKIGVGGGSRYRVSAPVIQSCFPGGVLSRPAQSEEMPPLVTHVGELYAPPSSQGPQIYPVPPPGLPLLPQSSLRPSGAERDCSPLYGLDLTKKSPDSQSQQTLSHPALSHTLLHHDEGRHSPAPPGTNGGPLAQGNDSAFSGEAEAEEYKGSLSSHPHLVPRHPHLHRSDSRGQDPYPCPPSAGSEIGGEGGGEQGSEAGKVYRWVKPEPMPYPPEDEEEDDEEEEEDEEGAGGDRGKDTNHRHHNHHKNGEEHKLGGAGRAGGYGSVGCEGEDEKSGSASEETGSSEGRPSPIFHMPYEPESFGDNLYVCIPCDKGFPSSEQLNAHVETHTEDELFGHPPGELGSSNGHGGGSNSGNSNPPGNALSAPLGLGAGAGLGAGEVIRPYRCSSCDKSYKDPATLRQHEKSHWLTRPYPCSICGKKFTQRGTMTRHMRSHLGLKPFACDACGMRFTRQYRLTEHMRIHSGEKPYECQVCGGKFAQQRNLISHMKMHSGSGVADGKLKMDFSDGLYPLGKYAEHLGLKPEKASALLAHASQHLLADTKAMESLYPLSKLAAEHLGFIHDKMDALRQPLGPPPSSQLSSEPRAIDRYSPS, encoded by the coding sequence GTGGCACTCTGAAGACAATGTTGGATGCCATGGAAGTCCCGAGTCACGCtaggcacctcctcctccagttgAACTCTCAGCGCACCAAAGGCTTcctgtgtgatgtcatcatcGTGGTGCAGAACGCCCTCTTCCGCGCTCACAAGAACATCCTGGCGGCCAGCAGCCTGTACCTGAAGTCCCTGGTCGTCCACGACAACCTCATTAACCTGGACCATGAGATGGTGAGTCCGGGCGTGTTCCGGGTCATCCTGGACTACATCTACACGGGCCGGCTGAACGAGGGCGACCAGGGCTCCGGACCAGAGCCCAACCTGGGGGCGGTCCTGGCCGCCGCCAGCTACCTGCAGCTGCTGGACCTGGTGGCGCTCTGCAGGAAGAGGCTGAAGAGGAACGGGAAGTACCACCACCTGCGGCCCACACACGGCTTTGCACCCTACACTAAGATCGGGGTCGGAGGAGGGAGTCGCTACCGCGTGTCTGCCCCCGTCATCCAGTCCTGTTTCCCCGGGGGGGTTTTGAGCAGACCCGCCCAATCGGAGGAGATGCCACCTCTGGTGACTCACGTCGGGGAGTTGTACGCACCCCCATCCTCTCAGGGTCCCCAAATCTACCCTGTACCCCCGCCGGGCCTTCCCCTTCTGCCCCAGTCCAGCTTGAGGCCGAGCGGCGCGGAGAGGGACTGCTCCCCGCTCTACGGCCTCGACCTGACCAAGAAGAGTCCCGACTCGCAGTCTCAGCAGACGCTCTCCCACCCTGCCTTGTCCCACACGCTCCTGCACCACGACGAGGGCCGCCACAGCCCGGCCCCTCCCGGGACCAACGGGGGGCCTCTGGCCCAAGGCAACGACTCGGCCTTCTCCGGGGAAGCCGAGGCGGAGGAGTACAAGGGCTCCCTCTCGTCCCACCCCCACCTGGTGCCCCGACACCCTCACCTCCACCGGTCGGACTCCCGAGGCCAGGACCCCTACCCCTGCCCGCCCAGTGCGGGCTCCGAAATCGGGGGGGAGGGCGGAGGGGAGCAAGGAAGCGAGGCGGGGAAGGTGTACCGTTGGGTCAAGCCAGAGCCCATGCCCTATCCCCCCGAAGACGAGGAAGAAGatgacgaggaagaggaggaagacgaggagGGGGCCGGCGGAGACCGGGGGAAAGACACCAACCACCGGCACCACAACCACCATAAAAATGGAGAGGAGCACAAGCTGGGAGGTGCAGGGCGAGCGGGGGGGTACGGGAGCGTGGGGTGTGAGGGGGAGGATGAGAAGAGTGGCTCGGCCAGCGAGGAGACGGGCAGCAGCGAGGGACGCCCCTCGCCCATCTTCCACATGCCCTACGAGCCCGAGAGCTTCGGCGACAACCTGTACGTGTGCATCCCCTGCGACAAGGGCTTCCCCAGCTCCGAGCAGCTCAACGCCCACGTGGAGACCCACACCGAGGACGAGCTCTTCGGCCACCCGCCCGGCGAGCTTGGCAGCAGCAACGGCCACGGCGGCGGCAGCAACTCCGGCAACTCCAACCCGCCCGGCAACGCCCTTTCGGCTCCCCTGGgcctgggggcgggggcggggctgggcgcGGGCGAGGTCATCCGCCCGTACCGCTGCTCGTCCTGCGACAAGTCGTACAAGGACCCGGCGACCCTGCGGCAGCACGAGAAGAGCCACTGGCTGACGCGGCCCTATCCCTGCAGCATCTGCGGCAAGAAGTTCACCCAGCGCGGCACCATGACCCGTCACATGCGCAGTCACCTGGGCCTCAAGCCCTTCGCCTGCGACGCCTGCGGCATGCGCTTCACGCGGCAGTACCGCCTGACCGAGCACATGCGCATCCACTCGGGCGAGAAGCCCTACGAGTGCCAGGTGTGCGGCGGCAAGTTCGCGCAGCAGCGCAACCTCATCAGCCACATGAAGATGCACAGCGGCAGCGGCGTGGCCGACGGCAAGCTGAAGATGGACTTCTCCGACGGGCTCTACCCGCTGGGCAAGTATGCCGAGCACCTGGGGCTGAAGCCCGAGAAGGCCTCCGCCCTCCTGGCCCACGCCTCCCAGCACCTGCTGGCCGACACCAAGGCCATGGAGAGCCTGTACCCGCTGTCCAAGCTGGCGGCCGAGCACCTGGGCTTCATCCACGACAAGATGGACGCCCTCAGGCAGCCCCTGGGGCCGCCTCCCTCCTCCCAGCTCTCCTCCGAGCCCAGAGCCATCGACCGCTACTCCCCCAGCTAG
- the hic1 gene encoding hypermethylated in cancer 1 protein isoform X2, which produces MLDAMEVPSHARHLLLQLNSQRTKGFLCDVIIVVQNALFRAHKNILAASSLYLKSLVVHDNLINLDHEMVSPGVFRVILDYIYTGRLNEGDQGSGPEPNLGAVLAAASYLQLLDLVALCRKRLKRNGKYHHLRPTHGFAPYTKIGVGGGSRYRVSAPVIQSCFPGGVLSRPAQSEEMPPLVTHVGELYAPPSSQGPQIYPVPPPGLPLLPQSSLRPSGAERDCSPLYGLDLTKKSPDSQSQQTLSHPALSHTLLHHDEGRHSPAPPGTNGGPLAQGNDSAFSGEAEAEEYKGSLSSHPHLVPRHPHLHRSDSRGQDPYPCPPSAGSEIGGEGGGEQGSEAGKVYRWVKPEPMPYPPEDEEEDDEEEEEDEEGAGGDRGKDTNHRHHNHHKNGEEHKLGGAGRAGGYGSVGCEGEDEKSGSASEETGSSEGRPSPIFHMPYEPESFGDNLYVCIPCDKGFPSSEQLNAHVETHTEDELFGHPPGELGSSNGHGGGSNSGNSNPPGNALSAPLGLGAGAGLGAGEVIRPYRCSSCDKSYKDPATLRQHEKSHWLTRPYPCSICGKKFTQRGTMTRHMRSHLGLKPFACDACGMRFTRQYRLTEHMRIHSGEKPYECQVCGGKFAQQRNLISHMKMHSGSGVADGKLKMDFSDGLYPLGKYAEHLGLKPEKASALLAHASQHLLADTKAMESLYPLSKLAAEHLGFIHDKMDALRQPLGPPPSSQLSSEPRAIDRYSPS; this is translated from the coding sequence ATGTTGGATGCCATGGAAGTCCCGAGTCACGCtaggcacctcctcctccagttgAACTCTCAGCGCACCAAAGGCTTcctgtgtgatgtcatcatcGTGGTGCAGAACGCCCTCTTCCGCGCTCACAAGAACATCCTGGCGGCCAGCAGCCTGTACCTGAAGTCCCTGGTCGTCCACGACAACCTCATTAACCTGGACCATGAGATGGTGAGTCCGGGCGTGTTCCGGGTCATCCTGGACTACATCTACACGGGCCGGCTGAACGAGGGCGACCAGGGCTCCGGACCAGAGCCCAACCTGGGGGCGGTCCTGGCCGCCGCCAGCTACCTGCAGCTGCTGGACCTGGTGGCGCTCTGCAGGAAGAGGCTGAAGAGGAACGGGAAGTACCACCACCTGCGGCCCACACACGGCTTTGCACCCTACACTAAGATCGGGGTCGGAGGAGGGAGTCGCTACCGCGTGTCTGCCCCCGTCATCCAGTCCTGTTTCCCCGGGGGGGTTTTGAGCAGACCCGCCCAATCGGAGGAGATGCCACCTCTGGTGACTCACGTCGGGGAGTTGTACGCACCCCCATCCTCTCAGGGTCCCCAAATCTACCCTGTACCCCCGCCGGGCCTTCCCCTTCTGCCCCAGTCCAGCTTGAGGCCGAGCGGCGCGGAGAGGGACTGCTCCCCGCTCTACGGCCTCGACCTGACCAAGAAGAGTCCCGACTCGCAGTCTCAGCAGACGCTCTCCCACCCTGCCTTGTCCCACACGCTCCTGCACCACGACGAGGGCCGCCACAGCCCGGCCCCTCCCGGGACCAACGGGGGGCCTCTGGCCCAAGGCAACGACTCGGCCTTCTCCGGGGAAGCCGAGGCGGAGGAGTACAAGGGCTCCCTCTCGTCCCACCCCCACCTGGTGCCCCGACACCCTCACCTCCACCGGTCGGACTCCCGAGGCCAGGACCCCTACCCCTGCCCGCCCAGTGCGGGCTCCGAAATCGGGGGGGAGGGCGGAGGGGAGCAAGGAAGCGAGGCGGGGAAGGTGTACCGTTGGGTCAAGCCAGAGCCCATGCCCTATCCCCCCGAAGACGAGGAAGAAGatgacgaggaagaggaggaagacgaggagGGGGCCGGCGGAGACCGGGGGAAAGACACCAACCACCGGCACCACAACCACCATAAAAATGGAGAGGAGCACAAGCTGGGAGGTGCAGGGCGAGCGGGGGGGTACGGGAGCGTGGGGTGTGAGGGGGAGGATGAGAAGAGTGGCTCGGCCAGCGAGGAGACGGGCAGCAGCGAGGGACGCCCCTCGCCCATCTTCCACATGCCCTACGAGCCCGAGAGCTTCGGCGACAACCTGTACGTGTGCATCCCCTGCGACAAGGGCTTCCCCAGCTCCGAGCAGCTCAACGCCCACGTGGAGACCCACACCGAGGACGAGCTCTTCGGCCACCCGCCCGGCGAGCTTGGCAGCAGCAACGGCCACGGCGGCGGCAGCAACTCCGGCAACTCCAACCCGCCCGGCAACGCCCTTTCGGCTCCCCTGGgcctgggggcgggggcggggctgggcgcGGGCGAGGTCATCCGCCCGTACCGCTGCTCGTCCTGCGACAAGTCGTACAAGGACCCGGCGACCCTGCGGCAGCACGAGAAGAGCCACTGGCTGACGCGGCCCTATCCCTGCAGCATCTGCGGCAAGAAGTTCACCCAGCGCGGCACCATGACCCGTCACATGCGCAGTCACCTGGGCCTCAAGCCCTTCGCCTGCGACGCCTGCGGCATGCGCTTCACGCGGCAGTACCGCCTGACCGAGCACATGCGCATCCACTCGGGCGAGAAGCCCTACGAGTGCCAGGTGTGCGGCGGCAAGTTCGCGCAGCAGCGCAACCTCATCAGCCACATGAAGATGCACAGCGGCAGCGGCGTGGCCGACGGCAAGCTGAAGATGGACTTCTCCGACGGGCTCTACCCGCTGGGCAAGTATGCCGAGCACCTGGGGCTGAAGCCCGAGAAGGCCTCCGCCCTCCTGGCCCACGCCTCCCAGCACCTGCTGGCCGACACCAAGGCCATGGAGAGCCTGTACCCGCTGTCCAAGCTGGCGGCCGAGCACCTGGGCTTCATCCACGACAAGATGGACGCCCTCAGGCAGCCCCTGGGGCCGCCTCCCTCCTCCCAGCTCTCCTCCGAGCCCAGAGCCATCGACCGCTACTCCCCCAGCTAG
- the LOC133133272 gene encoding cornifin-like, with product ILCFSVTLPYPNPVTFHTPTLLPFHTQTLLPSIPKPCYHSIPEPCYPSIPEPCYPSIPKPCYPSIPEPCYPSIPEPCYPSILKPSASVSSICIYLWALLLCLPVNQAVRGCPSVA from the exons attcttTGCTTCTCTGTTACCCTTCCATACCCAAACCCTGTTACCTTCCATACCCCAACCCTGTTACCCTTCCATACCCAAACCCTGTTACCTTCCATACCCAAACCCTGTTACCATTCCATACCCGAACCCTGTTACCCTTCCATACCCGAACCCTGTTACCCTTCCATACCCAAACCCTGTTAC CCTTCCATACCCGAACCCTGTTACCCTTCCATACCCGAACCCTGTTACCCTTCCATACTCAAACCCT CTGCTTCTGTCTCTAGTATCTGTATCTACCTGTGGGCCCTGCTCCTCTGCCTGCCTGTGAACCAGGCGGTGCGCGGCTGTcctagcgtagcgtag